The DNA region CTTAAAAGAAAACCCCTCCAGGAATATACTTCAGTTGCGATAAAGTCCTGTAGGAATTATGTAGGACAAACACCAATTAGCCCGTGACACACCTCACTGATCATTAACAGGTGTGCGTAGAGGCAGGAATTCATGGTAATGTTACATAAACATTACAATGAATGACCAAAAACAAGGTTTTCATTGCAGTTGAACACCAGATAACATCAAGAATTTAGGTCTGTAAATAACGATCATCTTCATTATTGATCAGTAAGTCGTTTTGtctgaaatgcaaaaaaagataGAATAATGTTGATTACCCCCAAAATGACATCCTTAAACAACTTCTTTTGGCACAAAAAagagtccacaacccaaagagcAAGTGTGCCTgtgttttttagcttttatattttaatgttttttatgttttaatttagtttttattatggAAGGTCTAAAGAAATGGAAAACTAGAATCGGAGAACTTGGACATTTTTTCTGAAtttcttttcttaaaaataactcaaaatgtcaaataattcaATTTCCAATATAGTAGCTGATTCAtcttttctgttgattgaccaactgattaattgactaatcctTGCAACTCTGCAATGATGTAACATTATTCAGTGATTGCTTAACTCTGCTATTACTGTTGCTCTCTCTGTCATCTTTGGCACAGCTGTGAGCATCACTTAAATATTGATTCAGAGACGGGTGTTAGATCCAAAATTATAATTTGAGAAACAGCATTTAAGTAATTTGAAATTGGCATAAATTCCAAACACATCAACACTGTTGTAACTTTAATGCGTCatataatagatttttttttagtttgcatatttatttacatgcgTATCTTCTTTCCATTAAAGTCTAACATTCAGGGATGCGCCTCAGTCATGAAACATCTGTGTGCACATAGTTCAGCAACCATCTAGTTAAAACCTCTTTAGCACCACTGCGAAAACAACAGCAGGAACATCTCAACTATAGCGTAAAATCTCAGCAACCACGTAGTAATGCCCCTCAAAGCATTTTGAAAATTCAGGCAAGAATCCAGTCCTAGTCCAGGTTTTCTTGGGCAGCATCACTGTTATTGTCTTTTGTAGTGCTTTATGTAGAATTAATTGAGATTGCCTATGTGCTCATTATGGTGTGTTCACCCCTCTGTATCATTTAGGAGATCagagggtttttaaaaaatgttcagacTTAATTTGTAGTTTAGTAACCTGTTTGCAAGCTCACAGAAAACAATATTCAGTTAACTACTGGGCTCAcccaaatatgtttttgtcctataaaactaaaacatataACTTGTATACCTTAATTTATGTGGAAAGCTACCTTACCCCTGTTGTAAATGAGATGATGACAACGTGTGTCCCCTTTCTGTGCTGCAGGTTCTTCATTTTGGACGGTCTTTCTGAGCCGCAGTCATGGTGTGCATTCCCTGTATTGTGATTCCTGTCCTGTTGTGGGTCTACAAGAGGTTCCTGGAGCCTATCCTCTATCCTTTCATTTCACCCATCATAAATACATTCTGGACCAAAAAAGCGGTGCAGGAGACTGGCACTAGTGACCAAAAAGTTAGTGAAAACTGTAATGGGACATCCAAGGTAAGATAATGAAATATGACcaagttattataataatgttgttttgatGATGAGTCTATATTGTGTTTTCAATTTACTACAATTTGTTTAAATTAATGATTCAAACCATATTGTAAGTGAAGTCTTCAGAGATCTTTGTTATGATTGTATGTTGTTAATTATGACAGGATGTCTTACTATTTTTACTTATTCATGTCTTTCAGCCTGAAAGCAATGGTGAGGCCACTGCCAATGGATCTACGATAGCAGCTGATAAGAAGACAGACTAACACCTCTACATTATTATAATGCATCTACAACAGTGTAAATATTTCTTGATATAATATAGAAATTATAAATTAAGTTATCAGTCTTCTTCAAATGGTCTTCACAAAATTCCATATTGtgtgtttaacttgtttttaattatttcatttatattacaGTAACTTTAAGAAAttagttattatattttcattgttaatCATGAATTGATACAAGACTTTAATCTGTTGCATAGTCAAATTCAATGGAATAGTTTTTCTAAGTCAAACCTGCTGTTTAATCaatgaataaaagaaattattcacatgaaaaaaaagctcatttatTGCTTCCTTAAATGGTGCTTATGATACAACTAGTCTGATCTCTTTGCAGTGTCAAGTCATTAAGTAATTCTGTATTTCATGATATTTTAAACCTTATGAATGTGATAGCAATATCACATATGTGCAGAATGGATTTGACATTGATGATTAAAACATTAGATAATGTTTCACCAAGGCAGAACAAACAGACAAGAAGAAAACGTTACTATGGCTGCagttatttatgaaaatgttgattattacAAAGAGGGTTActtctgaatgttttatataaaaatgttacgCTGTatgttgaataataattttgttGCATTGCATGTTTTTGATGTGCGCTATACCATTTGCAGTGTCCCAAGTCTGCCAATTAAATCAATCCACAGTGCTGctcaaagctaaaaaaaaaaaaactgtctgagaacttgctattgaatacatatattgctgtttttcattctttgaaatcaatatatgtattttttttgtaaataaatcaggATGTGGGCTAGTTTGGAACACACTTGGGCTTAAATGATGTGACAGTACCAATGGAGCCCATGTAAcccttttgacttttttcataaaatatctttttctattccaaaatctacataaaCTGATGAATACATtatcaaatgagagataaatcttgctttataagatttgatctcccttatacatcatgtaagtatccatgaaaaacacctggaCTTAGATTTTTGGTGGCTTGATGGGTTCACTTAACCTAACAGTTGAAAGCATTCGTTTGAAAATTAGaaagtaattaaaaagtaatctaatgtaataaattacattaataacaacaataataaggAATTTAATTTGTAAAGCACAAAgacgaaacaaaacaaaataaataaaagacgaAAGatctattaaaaataaatgttttaagtccttttttaagtaattgaaaGAGTTCCATTACTTATTACACTTTAAATAGAGTAATTAttcatctgtaacctattacatttccaaagtaacgtTCCCAGCCCTGCTTATAACTAGACAAGTAGATAGAAAATCTGAGTGTAGATCAGGCACCTCTTCTACTCGCCCTATTGCTATCTGCAACGTCACCTACGTAAGTCAAACCCCCGTTTGTCGTCATTACGCAAGGGGTGGCGACGTGGAAAACATGGAGGAAAGGAGTATGTAGAGTAAACTTAACTGTCTCAATTTCCACTCCGTTTCAAGCATTTGCCTTTGTGATTCACGCCCGGTAAACAAATTGGACAACATcgttaattaatttaaataaataatagtcgTTTCTGGACGGTCGTGGGAGCCGAGATAGCCACGGAAACTGCGAGAAGCATTTATGACAGGTAAGCTAAGCGGTCAGCTGATTGCAAATAAGCAGTGAACATTAGCTGCTTTCTGGACTGTAATGAATAACTATTGATGAACTGGACGCACCCGtgagtctgttttttatttatatttgattcCATGCTGTTTAGTTTGTGTCAGTATATCGTGGTGAAAGTGATAATGGCTGCCGAGGCGCTTGCACTTGAAACAGGATGAGCTACCTGACGTCCTGTAAGCTAAGTTGAATCGAAACAGCAGTGATATAAAGAAAGGATACATCTACACAGGCATGAGATAGCAAACTGGACGTGGAGACTCAATTTAGTTTTGGCATGATGATCACTATAGTCTGACAACATGAACACAAGAGCAgttagcatttttttttggtggcatGCACATCCTTATCTTTGCTCAGTTTGGTGTCTTTCATgtttcattataaataaatgagaggTACAAGGTGTGGTAAACCTCTGTTGTAAGCCTATAATGTTCTGATCCTCACCTGAGCAAACGTGGCTCTGCTGGCTACACCTGTATGCCGAAGGTGTGTCATTTCAAGAAAGCACGTCCTGGTTTGCAGCTTGTCATCCTTGAACGTGGCCTTTTGACTTGGATGAATTAAACATTGAAGTGGAAGGATCCAATTTGCTTACATGCATTGCTCAAATCGTGTGCTTTGATACATGCATGGCTTCTTATGCACTTTACCAGCTTCCACTCCAGCCctatttttggagaaaaaactaaactgacCTACTTAAATTAAAATAGTTGTAGCTCCTGAACCAGAGTGATTATGTAATTATAAATAAGGTCTTACATGAGGCCAGAAAGATGTGAACGTTTCAGAAACCCTCAATATAATGCAGAAAGCCATTGAAGTCagtaaaaattgaaatattttgtccacgtaaaaataaaaataaacaaaaaaatagtgtAGAAAGATGCCTGAGGCCTTGTTGATGAAGATTgctgtatatttattattattattattttatatatatttgccTTACATTTGAACAacatggatagatagatagatagatagatagatagatagatagatagatagatagatagatagatagatagatagatagatagatagatagtaaaAAGTCTTTCTCAAGCAAAGGAAGACCTGTAGTtgattaaaatgtcacaaatgaaataaatggagCTCTGATTCAGTGAGCAAGTACTCCTTGTATCTAGATTACAAATataatatcattaatattattattatgatttatgaAAAAGGTTTGAGCATTAGTGCAGACAGAAATGTAAATGCTCTGTTAAATGCAAGCTGGTTTCTAGCCTCGTAATAAAGTTATGGATGCAGGTTTATAAGCATTTTTCAAGCATTAGTAGGTTTTTTTGGTGGTTATGGCAACAAAGTTTAAAGCTTTTCTTCTGCTCCAGGATTTGGCATATGCCCGGTGAAAAAGCAATAAGGAGCGGTGCGTCTGGCTGAGTGTAGCCAGTAGAGATGGGTGCCAACACCAGCCAGGTCAGTGACCTGTCCGAGAACCCCAGCCTCAAGGCCCTGGTGGGCCCTGAGTCCATATCGGAGAATGACCCTTTCTGGAACCAGCTCATCTCCTTCACCTTCATCAGCCCAACCAgcaggtaataataataataattaaaactgcaagcagtgtcgaagggccctcgcacatccatgcgcgtcggactgtggcgcagtcggagggcgcgcaggtagaggtcttcatacgcaggaatgtcagtgcttgtcgcagttgcagggcattgacagcagccatgtaaaggtctttgctcctgctgcttcaatggaacattgtgtgatggggttaatgtctccactagatggcaaaccaAGAGCAGAAATGAAACTGGATAagttattcatataatggtCGACTTTCTGTTGGAGTTatggtatgggtccaagaggcttttttgtgcgtctttacactaTACATAGGCCTTATCGATtgcatttctctatgtcaatgtggaaggcggggcttaaactttgaaatcttccagggggcgctgtggagtcatcttctcacttaaaaatcccaaactttgtcagtagtcaatatgtgtgactgttgacgtatgtgtacaatttggtgagtgtaggagtttgtaaaaatgtacaaaatggataaaggcattagggggcgctattgagctgttgtgccacgcccaggggcagttatggtctcaaattaaagtgctcctgagtgtgaacctatgtgggcaatttggtgattctgtgaagacgggaaagtcctctaaacgctgttggaaaaattgtaaattgacgcaggaaatgcacaataactcacttcctgttagagcgaaaaatttgaaaaaaataatttgggggtttacccatgagtgctatgagtcctgtaaatttcacaaagatcagacaaagtttgtggtcacatgacctgatgttagggggcgctatggagaccccttgccacacccacccccaatgatgttgaaattgaaacggcttcaacaggtgtgacattttacgcagtgcatgtattaacatccgacaatgtatggaggagttataaggagttgtttgtttatacaaacaaacgactgccacgcccacctggtataacgtaggaaaaatctgtcgtcaagtttacatcatcaaggtctga from Scomber scombrus chromosome 15, fScoSco1.1, whole genome shotgun sequence includes:
- the LOC133995446 gene encoding UPF0729 protein C18orf32 homolog, with protein sequence MVCIPCIVIPVLLWVYKRFLEPILYPFISPIINTFWTKKAVQETGTSDQKVSENCNGTSKPESNGEATANGSTIAADKKTD